A genomic region of Cannabis sativa cultivar Pink pepper isolate KNU-18-1 chromosome 1, ASM2916894v1, whole genome shotgun sequence contains the following coding sequences:
- the LOC115706406 gene encoding C-terminal binding protein AN, which yields MSSGSRLRSPAAMHHRSNPTPSSSSSLPLVVTLNCIEDCALEHESLAGVAAVEHVPLSRLADGKIESAAAVLLHSLAYLPRAAQRRLRPYQVILCLGSADRSVDSALASDLGLRLVHVDTSRAEEIADTVMALALGLLRRTHLLSRHTLSASGWLGSVQPLCRGMRRCRGLVLGIVGRSASARSLATRSLAFKMSVLYFDAPEGTESVRRSKINFPSAARRMDTLNDLLAASDLVSLHCALTNETIQIINAECLQHIKPGAFLVNTGSSQLLDDCAVKQLLIDGTLAGCALDGAEGPQWMEAWVKEMPNVLILPRSADYSEEVWMEIRDKAISILQTFFFQGIVPKNAISDEEEEETSEITENEAYDKKDGSLLQDSLVEQLTNVIQVTPESSHNKVAKEPKETMQAQGSGLSQNTASRSDGRRSRSGKKAKKRHTRQKSWQKLEDPSAPEKESTSHRDDDTAMSGTDQALSSSSRFASPADSRNRKTTVESIQESPSSQLAKSIKRLSGKPAELLKDGYVVALYARDRPALHVSRQRAKGGGWFLDTMSGVTKRDPAAQFLVASRSKDTIGLRSFAAGGKLLQINRRMEFVFASHSFDVWESWMLEGSLEECKLVNCRNPLAVLDVSIEILAAVGDDDGVTRWLD from the exons ATGAGCAGCGGTAGCAGGCTCAGATCCCCTGCGGCAATGCACCACCGTAGCAACCCTACgccttcttcctcttcttctcttcccttGGTCGTAACCCTCAATTGCATCGAAGACTGTGCCTTGGAGCATGAGTCATTGGCCGGCGTCGCTGCCGTCGAGCACGTCCCTCTCAGTCGCCTTGCCGACGGTAAGATCGAGTCTGCTGCTGCCGTCCTCCTCCACTCCCTTGCTTACCTACCACGGGCCGCCCAGCGACGCCTCCGTCCTTATCAGGTGATCTTATGCCTCGGCTCCGCCGATCGCTCCGTCGATTCTGCCCTTGCCTCTGACCTCGGACTCCGGCTCGTCCATGTCGACACTTCCCGTGCCGAGGAGATTGCTGATACTGTCATGGCGCTCGCACTTGGCTTGCTGCGCCGGACGCACCTTCTATCGCGCCACACTCTCTCGGCTTCAGGATGGCTCGGTTCGGTCCAGCCACTCTGCCGTGGGATGAGGCGATGTCGTGGCCTCGTTTTGGGGATCGTTGGTAGATCTGCGTCGGCTCGATCTCTGGCTACTAGGAGTTTGGCTTTCAAGATGAGTGTGCTCTATTTCGATGCTCCAGAG GGGACTGAAAGCGTCAGGAGGTCTAAAATAAACTTTCCTTCTGCGGCCAGAAGAATGGATACTCTTAATGATTTACTTGCTGCAAGTGACCTTGTTTCTCTTCACTGTGCTTTGACAAATGAAACGATTCAGATTATTAATGCCGAATGCTTGCAACACATAAAGCCTG GGGCATTTCTTGTAAACACTGGTAGTAGTCAGTTGTTAGATGATTGTGCTGTCAAGCAGCTTTTAATTGATGGAACCCTTGCTGGTTGTGCTCTGGATGGTGCTGAAGGGCCTCAGTGGATGGAAGCATGG GTAAAGGAAATGCCCAATGTTTTGATACTTCCTCGAAGTGCAGATTACAGTGAAGAAGTCTGGATGGAGATAAGGGATAAAGCTATCTCCATATTGCAGACATTCTTCTTCCAGGGGATTGTTCCAAAAAATGCCATTTCGGATGAAGAGGAAGAGGAAACAAGTGAAATCACTGAAAATGAAGCATATGATAAGAAAGATGGAAGTCTATTACAAGACTCACTTGTTGAGCAGTTAACTAATGTCATTCAAGTAACTCCAGAAAGCTCCCACAACAAAGTTGCTAAAGAGCCAAAAGAGACAATGCAGGCCCAGGGTTCAGGACTGTCTCAAAATACTGCCTCTCGATCTGATGGTAGGCGCAGTAGGTCTGGGAAGAAAGCCAAAAAGAGGCACACACGCCAAAAGTCCTGGCAAAAATTAGAGGATCCTTCTGCCCCAGAAAAGGAGAGTACCTCACATCGAGATGATGATACTGCTATGAGTGGAACAGATCAAGCTCTGAGTTCTAGTTCTAGGTTTGCATCTCCTGCGGACTCTAGAAATAGGAAAACTACAGTGGAATCAATTCAAGAATCACCTTCCAGCCAGCTTGCAAAATCAATCAAGAGGCTTAGTGGAAAACCAGCTGAGCTTTTGAAAGATGGGTATGTTGTAGCCCTATATGCAAGAGATCGTCCTGCTCTTCATGTATCCAGACAAAGAGCTAAAGGTGGCGGTTGGTTCTTAGATACAATGTCTGGTGTAACAAAAAGGGATCCTGCAGCGCAGTTTCTTGTTGCTTCAAGAAGCAAG GATACAATTGGGCTACGATCATTTGCCGCTGGTGGAAAATTATTGCAG ATTAATAGAAGAATGGAATTTGTGTTTGCAAGTCACAGCTTTGATGTTTGGGAAAGTTGGATGTTAGAAGGTTCTTTGGAGGAGTGCAAACTGGTTAACTGTAGAAATCCACTG GCTGTTTTGGATGTCAGCATAGAGATTCTGGCAGCAGTCGGTGATGACGATGGAGTCACTCGCTGGCTCGATTAG